A region of Pseudomonas saponiphila DNA encodes the following proteins:
- the trbG gene encoding P-type conjugative transfer protein TrbG — translation MKLRFRLYVVPLTLLALAGCASQGKPPPSISLDETVLAQPLPEPPKPVEVVAVPEPLALPAQLKPLPELDEAPVAPEPADEKVRVSRANAEARIAPTREGYVNAIQVWPFTDGALYQVYASPGRVTVVSLQPGEELVTVAAGDTVRWIVGDTSSGGGADLRVNVLVKPIRSGLKTNLVITTSRRTYLLELTSTERAWMASVSWDYPKDRMLALQRQAQAAQATTPVDTGLSLDKIRFRYAVSGSNPPWKPLRAFDDGEKVYIQFPPGIAQGELPPLFVIGAQGDGQLVNYRFRSPYYVVDRLFGAAELRLGGDGGDVVRIERTDGVARRN, via the coding sequence ATGAAACTTCGTTTCCGCCTTTACGTTGTTCCTTTGACGCTGCTGGCCCTCGCGGGCTGCGCCTCGCAGGGGAAGCCGCCGCCATCCATCTCGCTCGACGAGACGGTGCTGGCCCAGCCGTTGCCCGAACCGCCCAAGCCCGTCGAAGTCGTCGCCGTCCCTGAACCGCTGGCGCTGCCGGCGCAGTTGAAGCCCCTGCCGGAACTCGATGAGGCCCCCGTTGCGCCGGAGCCGGCCGACGAAAAGGTGCGCGTTTCCCGTGCCAATGCAGAAGCGCGTATCGCGCCTACCCGTGAGGGCTACGTCAACGCGATTCAGGTGTGGCCGTTCACCGATGGCGCGCTTTATCAGGTCTATGCGTCGCCGGGGCGCGTGACGGTGGTTTCGCTTCAACCGGGCGAGGAACTGGTAACGGTCGCCGCCGGCGATACCGTGCGCTGGATCGTGGGCGACACGTCCAGCGGCGGCGGGGCCGATCTGCGCGTCAATGTGCTGGTCAAGCCTATCCGCTCCGGTCTGAAAACCAATCTCGTCATCACCACCAGTCGGCGCACCTACCTGCTGGAGCTGACCTCGACCGAGAGGGCATGGATGGCGTCGGTGTCCTGGGACTATCCGAAAGACCGAATGCTCGCGTTGCAGCGCCAGGCGCAGGCAGCGCAGGCAACAACGCCTGTCGATACGGGCCTGTCGCTGGACAAGATCCGCTTCCGCTACGCGGTATCGGGCAGCAACCCGCCGTGGAAGCCTCTGCGCGCCTTCGATGATGGAGAGAAGGTCTATATCCAGTTCCCGCCGGGCATCGCCCAGGGCGAGCTGCCGCCGCTGTTTGTCATCGGCGCGCAGGGCGACGGGCAACTGGTGAACTACCGTTTTCGCTCGCCGTACTACGTCGTGGATCGCCTGTTCGGCGCGGCCGAACTGCGGCTGGGCGGCGATGGCGGCGACGTGGTGCGGATCGAGCGCACCGATGGTGTTGCACGGAGGAACTGA